The nucleotide sequence GCCTTTATTTTCTGGTTTGCCTTCCGGTTTTGGCGGACGTGGCAATAACGCTTTACGAGATACTTTTGGTTTTTTGGTTTTTGGATCCAAACCTAAATATTTCACGTCTAAAACATCACCTTCTTTTAAAACATCTGACGGATTTTCAATGCGTTTCCAGTCAAATTCTGATACGTGTAATAATGAATCTTTACCCGGAACAAATTCTACCACTGCACCAAATTCTAACATTTTAGTAACTTTCACTGTGTAAACTTCGCCTTCAACCGGAGAGAATGTTTGGTTTTGGATTGATTGAATTGCTTTGTCCATTCCTTCTTGCGAAACACCTAATATTTCAATAATTCCAAAATCGCCTTCCTCTGTAATCACAATAGTAGTTTGGGTTTCTGCTTGTAATGCCTGAATGTTTTTACCACCTGGGCCAATAACCGCACCAATAAAATCTTTAGGAATTTCAAATTTAATGATTTTAGGAGCGTGTGCCTTAACAGTTGTTTTTGGAGCAGCAATAGTTTCGGTAATTTTTCCTAAAATGTGCATACGTCCTTCATGTGCTTGTTTTAAAGCTTGTTCCATAATGTCGTAACGCAATCCATCAATCTTAATATCCATTTGGCAAGCCGTGATACCGTCTTTTGTACCTGTAACTTTAAAGTCCATATCACCTAAGTGATCCTCGTCTCCTAAAATGTCAGATAAAACAGCAAAACGATTCCCATCGGTGATTAATCCCATTGCAATTCCCGAAACCGGTTTTTCAATTTGAATACCAGCATCCATCAACGCTAATGTTCCGGCGCAAACGGTTGCCATAGACGATGATCCGTTTGATTCTAATACGTCTGATACTAAACGAATAGTGTAAGGGCAATCGGCAGGAATCATGTTTTTTAATGCACGTTGTGCCAAGTTTCCGTGACCCACTTCGCGACGCGATACTCCACGTAATGGTTTTGCTTCACCTGTAGAGAAAGGAGGGAAGTTGTAGTGTAAGTAAAAACGCTCTTCGCCTTGTTCGCTTGGTAAATCAATAATATTTGCTTCACGCGATGTTCCTAAGGTTACAGTAGCTAAAGCTTGTGTTTCACCACGTGTAAATACCGATGATCCGTGTGCTGATGGTAAATAATCTACTTCGCTCCAAATGTTACGGATTTCTGTAGTTTTACGTCCGTCTAAACGTAAACCTTGATCTAAAACCAGGTTACGAACAGCTTCTTTTTGTGTTTTAGAAAAATATTTAGAAATTAATTCTTTTTTCTCTTCTATGGTTTCTTCAGAAAAATTAGCTAATAATTCTTCTTTCAAAGTAGCAAATTTTTCGCTGCGTTCGTGTTTTGCACTTGCTTCGGCAGCAATGGCGTAAAATTTATCGTAAGCAAAAGTATGTATTTCTGCTTTTAACGTATCGTCATTTTCTTCAGGTTCGTATGTTCTGTAATCTAAAGATAATGCGGCACGCATTTTTTCCTGAGCTTCAATTTGAACGATAATTGCTTCGTGTGCAAATTTAATAGCTTCTACCATTTCGGCTTCTGAAATTTCTTTCATCTCACCTTCTACCATACAAACCGAATCTTTAGAAGCACCAATCATCATATCGATGTCTGATTGATCCAATTGTTGTTTGCTTGGGTTGATGATTAATTCGCCGTTTACACGACCAACGCGAACTTCTGAAATAAGGTTGTAGAAAGGGATGTCTGAAACAGCTAAGGCTGCCGATGCTGCTAAACCAGCCATTGCATCAGGCATTACATTTTCATCAAACGACATTAACTGCAACATAATTTGAGTTTCGGCGTGATAATCGTCCGGGAAAAGCGGACGCAAACAACGGTCAACCAAACGCATTGTTAAAATTTCCTGATCGCTTGGGCGTGCTTCTCTTTTAAAGAATCCGCCTGGGAAACGACCTGCAGCCGAGAATTTTTCGCGATAATCAACCGTTAATGGTAGAAAATCTACACCCGGGTTTGCGGTTTTTGCAGATACTGCCGTTGCTAAAATCATACAGTTACCTGAACGAACTACAACAGAACCATCGGCTTGTTTGGCTAATTTGCCTGTTTCGATTGAGATGGTTCTACCACCACCTAAATCAATAATTTCTTGGGTTACTTTAGGAATCATAATTTTTTAATTCTTAATTAAACAAAGGGTTGTGTTGTTGTGTTGTTGTTTAGTACCCCAATGAAAAACCAAGCTTTTATGCTTAAATATAAATGAAAAAGAGGTGCACATGCGCACACCTCTTTGTAAATGGATTATTTTCTAATACCCAATTCTTTGATAATTTCACGATATCTGTTAATATCTTTTTTCTTTAAATAGTCTAAAAGGCTTCTTCTTTTACCTACTAAAAGAACTAATGAACGCTCAGTGTTATAATCGTGACGATTCTTTTTTAAGTGCTCTGTTAAATGTGAAATTCTGTAAGTAAATAATGCAATTTGCCCTTCTGCAGAACCTGTGTTTGTTGCAGAACCTCCGTGTTTAGCGAAGATTTCAGCTTTTGTTTCTTTAGATAAATACATTCCAATATTATTTAAATGATTATTATGTAATGTTTTGAATTGAAAAATTCTGTGCAAATATACAGTTTTTTTTGAAAGTACAATTTTAATTCTGATAAACTTTTGCAATTTCATTGGTCAACCATTCCAATAATTCACGGTCTTCTTTACCAAAGGCATTTAATGTATTAGAGTCAATATCAATTTGCCCAATGTTAATACCATTTGTTATAATAGGAACAACAATTTCGGATTTTACGTTGATGTTGCACGAAATATAATTGTCCTGAGCCATAACATCGCTTACCAGAAAAGTTTTGTTACTTTCAGCTACTTGCCCGCAAATGCCTTTGCCAAACTGAATGGTTGTGTGGTCGGTAGGTAATCCTGCAAATGGTCCTAAGTGTAATTCTTTTTTATTGGCATCGGTAAAATAAAATCCAACCCAATCATAATAAGAAATGTTTTCCTTTAGAAATACGCATATTTCCTGTAATTTCTCGTTGTTGGTTTTATCTGTTGATAAAAGCTTTGTTAAAGTATTCTTTAATTGTTCTTTTTTCATCATCTTTTTTTAGTAAATTTACAAAAAATTAAAACGCATCAAAATTAAATATGTTGCCACGTTATTTTTATAATTTAATGTTAACAGCCGCCTTGCTTTTTTCAAACTTAGGCTTGGCTGTCAATATTCATTATTGTGGTAATGTTATTGAAAAAATAGAATTGGGTTATGCGTCTTCTATGAACTGTGCAGAAGGAACGCACGAAAAATCTTGCTGTAAAGAAAAAAAAGAAATCAGTAAAAAGGATTGTTGTAAAGATCAAACAATCAAACAAAAAACAGACGAGGTTGTTGTAAAAGTATTCCAATCACAACAGTTTACCGATTTTTTGGCACCTGCAGTATATAAATTTCAGCCGGTTGTTCTTACAGAAATTAATCTTCCAAAAAAGATAGATGTTGCTTTTTGTTTTGAAAGTAACGCACCACCTTTATACAAACTATACAGCCAGTACCTGCTCTATGCATAACAAACATTTTTTTATTAAAAAGAATGTTTAATTAGTTATGCAATTTTATGAAATATACATTATTAGTAGTGTGCGTTTTAGCTATGCACACCCTTTATGCCCAAGATACTTACAAGGGCAAAATTTTAAATACTTACAATCAATCAATAGAAGACGCGAAAATTTCGGTTAACGACAGCGTTGTTGCCACTACGGATAAATTCGGAATGTTCGAAGTTACTTTAAACGAACCAAATGTGGTTTATGTGTATGCCGAAGGATACGAAGTTTTAGAAGCCGAATTAACAGATAAAGACCAATTTTACACGTTTCAAATTCAACCCGAAGCCAGTTTAAACGAATTGGTTGTTAACGTAAACAAGAAAAATACCGAACGCAATAAAGGTATAACCAACTCGCAAACTATGAACAGTGGTGAGTTGTTAAAAGCAGCTTGTTGTAATTTGGCAGAATCGTTTGAAACCAATCCATCTATTGATGTGAATTTTTCAGATGCCATTTCCGGATCAAAACAAATTAAAATGTTAGGCTTAACAAGTCCGTATATTTTAATTGCCGAAGAAAATATTCCGAGTGTTCGCGGAGCTTCGCAGGCTTATGGATTGTCGTTTACACCCGGAACTTGGGTAGAAAGTATTCAGGTTACAAAAGGTGCCGGAAGTGTTGTAAATGGTTTTGAAAGTATTTCCGGACAAATTAATACCGAACTGATCAAACCTGCAAACGATATTCCGTTTTATCTGAATTTATATGGATCTACCGATGCCCGTTTTGAAATGAATGCGCATTTTAATGAAAAGATTTCTGATAAATGGAGCTCTTCGTTATTTCTTCACGGTAATACACGTGTAAAGAAAAATGATATGAATCACGATGGATTTTTAGACAATCCGTTGGGAAGCCAGATCAATATAATGAACCGTTGGCAGTATCAAAATCTGGAAAAAGGCTGGATTGCTTTTTTAACTGCACGTTATATGAAAGACGAAAAACAAACCGGCGAGGTCGATTTTGATAAAAACATCCATAAATTAACTACCGATAAATGGGGGTCTGAATTAAATACCGATAAGTTTGACGTTAGTTCAAAAGTGGGATATGTTTTCCCCGATCAACCTTACAAAAGCTTTGGTTGGCAAAACTCGTTTAGCTATCACAAACAAAATTCGTATTTTGGATTGAATCAGTTTGATATTACACAACGCAGCATTTATTCCAACTTGTTGTATAGTTCTATCATCAGTAATACGTTACATAAATTTTCAACCGGAGCAAGTTTTATGTACGATGATTATTCAGAATTTGTATATAATTACACCGCTCAGAATTACGATCGAACCGATACAAGCTACGGAGCATTTTTTGAATATACGTATGATAACGCCAATAATTTGGCTTTGATTTTAGGTGGACGGATTGATAATTCTAACCGATTGGGAACGTTTGTAACACCGCGTATGCACTTGCGTTATACTCCGTTTGAAAAAACAACGGTTCGTGCATCGGCAGGTCGCGGAAAACGTTTAGCAAATATTTTTGCAGAAAATCAATATTTGTTTGCAAGTTCGCGTGAATTCAATATTAAAAACGACGGAGGAAAAGCCTACGGAATGGATCCTGAAATTGCTTGGAATTACGGTGTAAGTATTTCGCAAGATTTTACTTTTTTAGGAAAAAATGCCAGCTTAACGCTTGATTTTTACAGAACCGATTTCCAAAACCAGATTGTGGTAGATTTAGATCAGTCTGCTCGTTCAGTTA is from Flavobacterium dauae and encodes:
- a CDS encoding polyribonucleotide nucleotidyltransferase, coding for MIPKVTQEIIDLGGGRTISIETGKLAKQADGSVVVRSGNCMILATAVSAKTANPGVDFLPLTVDYREKFSAAGRFPGGFFKREARPSDQEILTMRLVDRCLRPLFPDDYHAETQIMLQLMSFDENVMPDAMAGLAASAALAVSDIPFYNLISEVRVGRVNGELIINPSKQQLDQSDIDMMIGASKDSVCMVEGEMKEISEAEMVEAIKFAHEAIIVQIEAQEKMRAALSLDYRTYEPEENDDTLKAEIHTFAYDKFYAIAAEASAKHERSEKFATLKEELLANFSEETIEEKKELISKYFSKTQKEAVRNLVLDQGLRLDGRKTTEIRNIWSEVDYLPSAHGSSVFTRGETQALATVTLGTSREANIIDLPSEQGEERFYLHYNFPPFSTGEAKPLRGVSRREVGHGNLAQRALKNMIPADCPYTIRLVSDVLESNGSSSMATVCAGTLALMDAGIQIEKPVSGIAMGLITDGNRFAVLSDILGDEDHLGDMDFKVTGTKDGITACQMDIKIDGLRYDIMEQALKQAHEGRMHILGKITETIAAPKTTVKAHAPKIIKFEIPKDFIGAVIGPGGKNIQALQAETQTTIVITEEGDFGIIEILGVSQEGMDKAIQSIQNQTFSPVEGEVYTVKVTKMLEFGAVVEFVPGKDSLLHVSEFDWKRIENPSDVLKEGDVLDVKYLGLDPKTKKPKVSRKALLPRPPKPEGKPENKGEGKPQNRNNENKPSNDKKEDNN
- the rpsO gene encoding 30S ribosomal protein S15, which codes for MYLSKETKAEIFAKHGGSATNTGSAEGQIALFTYRISHLTEHLKKNRHDYNTERSLVLLVGKRRSLLDYLKKKDINRYREIIKELGIRK
- a CDS encoding GAF domain-containing protein, with product MKKEQLKNTLTKLLSTDKTNNEKLQEICVFLKENISYYDWVGFYFTDANKKELHLGPFAGLPTDHTTIQFGKGICGQVAESNKTFLVSDVMAQDNYISCNINVKSEIVVPIITNGINIGQIDIDSNTLNAFGKEDRELLEWLTNEIAKVYQN
- a CDS encoding HYC_CC_PP family protein is translated as MLPRYFYNLMLTAALLFSNLGLAVNIHYCGNVIEKIELGYASSMNCAEGTHEKSCCKEKKEISKKDCCKDQTIKQKTDEVVVKVFQSQQFTDFLAPAVYKFQPVVLTEINLPKKIDVAFCFESNAPPLYKLYSQYLLYA
- a CDS encoding TonB-dependent receptor plug domain-containing protein; the encoded protein is MKYTLLVVCVLAMHTLYAQDTYKGKILNTYNQSIEDAKISVNDSVVATTDKFGMFEVTLNEPNVVYVYAEGYEVLEAELTDKDQFYTFQIQPEASLNELVVNVNKKNTERNKGITNSQTMNSGELLKAACCNLAESFETNPSIDVNFSDAISGSKQIKMLGLTSPYILIAEENIPSVRGASQAYGLSFTPGTWVESIQVTKGAGSVVNGFESISGQINTELIKPANDIPFYLNLYGSTDARFEMNAHFNEKISDKWSSSLFLHGNTRVKKNDMNHDGFLDNPLGSQINIMNRWQYQNLEKGWIAFLTARYMKDEKQTGEVDFDKNIHKLTTDKWGSELNTDKFDVSSKVGYVFPDQPYKSFGWQNSFSYHKQNSYFGLNQFDITQRSIYSNLLYSSIISNTLHKFSTGASFMYDDYSEFVYNYTAQNYDRTDTSYGAFFEYTYDNANNLALILGGRIDNSNRLGTFVTPRMHLRYTPFEKTTVRASAGRGKRLANIFAENQYLFASSREFNIKNDGGKAYGMDPEIAWNYGVSISQDFTFLGKNASLTLDFYRTDFQNQIVVDLDQSARSVNFYNLDGKSYANSFQAELNYNIIKHLNLRTAYKYYDIKTTYNGNNLERPLQAKHRLFANLEFMTHEHNGSYWKFDATWNWLGKQRLPYTGDNSQENQLPAYTSSFSTINAQVTKVFSDTFEVYVGGENIGNYQQHRVILGADDPFGNEFDSTIVYGPIFGQMYYAGLRFKIK